A genomic segment from Anas platyrhynchos isolate ZD024472 breed Pekin duck chromosome 5, IASCAAS_PekinDuck_T2T, whole genome shotgun sequence encodes:
- the TMEM80 gene encoding transmembrane protein 80 has translation MAAARRGGTSSVLSSVPLQILLYINGFYYIFYFLATLAMIFYKRQVFSYPDNFLAPDLTLLFIMAILEALRLYLGSKGNLTEEEAPLGLSLVITVGSVILSVYFLVWQTYVLKADVIINAVLLFIYGLESVLQVLAIAAFVG, from the exons ATGGCGGCGGCCAGGCGAG GAGGAACTTCGTCAGTT CTCTCATCTGTTCCTTTACAGATTCTACTTTatataaatgggttttattacATCTTTTACTTCTTGGCGACTCTCGCCATGATTTTTTATAAAC GTCAAGTTTTCAGTTATCCGGACAATTTTTTGGCTCCTGATCTCACCCTGCTTTTCATTATGGCCATTCTGGAAGCACTCCGATTATACTTGG GTTCAAAGGGAAACCTGACAGAAGAAGAGGCTCCATTAGGGCTCAGTCTTGTGATAACAGTCGGGAGTGTGATTCTGTCTGTGTACTTCCTGGTATGGCAAACTTACGTGCTGAAAGCAGATGTCATTATAAACGCCGTTCTTCTCTTCATATATGGGCTTGAGTCAGTACTACAGGTCCTGGCTATTGCTGCCTTTGTTGGCTAA
- the DEAF1 gene encoding deformed epidermal autoregulatory factor 1 homolog isoform X2, whose product MSAARPRRSSSVPAAPAPRGPAPPLALRLRSERSARFGRFRAASGSARSGAAVRAGEGVRRSVRKSSAFLATASSRLRARSEKTRAGSGFFDPAGRTARGLGPVRARSGGEARAVRYRFGPRPRPRPALGLASRQAARAPRLGSHRTRPGSARHASGPLGSARPARGGARSAPLGSSRLRSAAERPSGLGGPPPPPRGPLGGGRGRSGGLGPAPPPPRPPNPSRAAPHGGRRLGGQAAGLSGGGGSGGRSGGGGWGRSRTATSTTTTAGAATATAAAAARGLGGEGGAAAGRGGAGDGRDGDGGGRPAPRDGGRGPAQRRRGRRLRRSHHSNSSQRWCLRRQCFHHICGKCSFNFRTCTVWENGPPNWGQLEYRKSHSHSRSHRRQHCGNHGAEGTISTSHTRPQSPPTPLTSVQEKTGTKYNWDPSVYDNELPVRCRNISGILYKNRLGSGGRGRCIKQGDNWYSPTEFEAMAGRASSKDWKRSIRYAGRPLQCLIHDGILNPHAASCTCAACCDDMTLSGPVRLFVPYKRRKKDSEMSANTVKKESSKNITLLPATAATTFTVTPSGQITTSGALTFDRTSTVEATAIISESPSQGDVFTGATVQDTNVQQPCRVNHPEPHYPSYQDNCQISPFPEAALPTSHPKIVLTPIPALSVPPSTPTKAISPSVVNGLEVTEQRSWLYLEEMVNSLLNTAQQLKSLIEQAKQASSSFREAAVTQAKIQADVERKEA is encoded by the exons ATGTCGGCCGCCCGCCCCCGGCGGTCCTCCAGCGTCCCGGCAGCCCCCGCGccgcgcggccccgccccgcccctcgCTCTTCGGCTGCGATCGGAGCGTTCGGCCCGGTTCGGTCGCTTTCGGGCGGCTTCGGGCAGTGCCCGTTCGGGCGCCGCCGTTCGGGCCGGCGAAGGCGTTCGGAGGAGCGTTCGGAAGAGCTCGGCTTTCCTCGCCACCGCCTCCAGCCGCCTTCGGGCGAGATCGGAAAAGACTCGAGCGGGTTCGGGATTCTTCGACCCCGCGGGCCGGACCGCTCGGGGACTCGGCCCTGTTCGGGCGCGCTCGGGCGGGGAGGCCCGAGCTGTCAGGTATCGCTTCGGGCCGCGGCCTCGGCCGCGTCCCGCGCTGGGATTGGCCAGCCGGCAGGCAGCGCGGGCCCCGCGCCTCGGCAGCCATCGGACGAGGCCCGGCAGCGCTCGGCACGCTTCGGGCCCCCTCGGAAGCGCTCGGCCcgcccgggggggggcgcgtTCGGCTCCGCTCGGCTCCTCTCGGCTCCGCTCGGCCGCCGAGCGCCCGAGCGGCCTCGGGggcccccccccaccgccccgGGGCCCTCTCGGCGGGGGTCGGGGCCGCTCGGGCGGGCTGGgtcccgctcccccccccccccgtcccccaaacccctcccgGGCCGCCCCGCATGGAGGACGCCGACTCGGCGGCCAAGCAGCTGGGCTTAGCggaggcggcggcagcggcggccgcagtggcggcggcggctgggGAAGGAGCCGAACagcaacatcaacaacaacaacagcggGGGCCgccacagcaacagcagcagccgcagcccGCGGCCTcggaggcgaaggcggagcggCGGCAGGAAGAGGCGGCGCGGGTGACGGCCGTGACGGTGATGGCGGCGGACGCCCAGCACCTCGAGATGGCGGCCGGGGCCCTGCCCAGCGCCGACGAGGCCGCCGCCTTCGCAG AAGTCACCACAGTAACAGTAGCCAACGTTGGTGCCTCCGCAGACAATGTTTTCACCACATCTGTGGCAAATGCAGCTTCAATTTCAGGACATGTACTG TCTGGGAGAACGGCCCTCCAAATTGGGGACAGCTTGAATACCGAAAAAGCCACTCTCATAGTCGTTCACACAGACGGCAGCATTGTGGAAACCACGGGGCTGAAGGGACCATCAGCACCTCTCACACCA gacCGCAATCTCCTCCTACCCCTTTAACATCCGTCCAAGAGAAAACTGGAACCAAGTATAACTGGGACCCATCCGTGTATGACAACGAGCTCCCAGTGAGGTGCCGGAATATCAGTGGGATTCTGTATAAAAACAGACTTGGCTCAG GAGGCCGTGGCAGGTGCATTAAGCAAGGGGACAACTGGTACAGCCCCACCGAATTTGAAGCTATGGCAGGACGAGCCAGCAGCAAAGACTGGAAGAGGAGCATCCGCTATGCTGGGAGACCGTTGCAGTGCCTTATTCAT GATGGGATTTTAAATCCTCACGCTGCCTCTTGTACTTGTGCTGCCTGCTGTGATGACATGACTCTG agtGGCCCTGTACGACTATTTGTACCGTACAAACGGCGAAAAAAAGATAGTGAAATGTCTGCAAATACTGTGAAGAAGGAATCCTCCAAAAATATCACTCTGCTTCCTGCCACAGCTGCTACTACAT TCACCGTGACTCCTTCTGGACAGATCACTACCTCCGGTGCTCTGACCTTTGACCGCACATCGACAGTGGAAGCCACAGCAATTATCTCAGAAAGTCCATCCCAGGGTGATGTTTTCACAGGAGCCACTG TTCAAGATACCAATGTTCAACAGCCTTGCCGGGTCAATCACCCAGAACCTCACTATCCAAGTTACCAGGACAACTGTCAGATTTCACCTTTCCCTGAAGCTGCACTGCCAACATCTCATCCCAAAATTG TATTGACCCCAATCCCTGCTCTCTCAGTGCCCCCCTCAACCCCCACCAAAGCCATCTCGCCATCAGTGGTGAATGGGCTGGAAGTGACCGAGCAACGAAGCTGGCTGTACTTGGAGGAGATGGTCAACTCCCTGCTCAACACCGCCCAGCAGCTGAAGTCTCTCATCGAACAGGCCAAGCAGGCCAGCTCCTCCTTCCGCGAGGCTGCTGTCACGCAAGCGAAAATCCAAGCTGATGTGGAGAGGAAAGAG GCATGA
- the DEAF1 gene encoding deformed epidermal autoregulatory factor 1 homolog isoform X1: MSAARPRRSSSVPAAPAPRGPAPPLALRLRSERSARFGRFRAASGSARSGAAVRAGEGVRRSVRKSSAFLATASSRLRARSEKTRAGSGFFDPAGRTARGLGPVRARSGGEARAVRYRFGPRPRPRPALGLASRQAARAPRLGSHRTRPGSARHASGPLGSARPARGGARSAPLGSSRLRSAAERPSGLGGPPPPPRGPLGGGRGRSGGLGPAPPPPRPPNPSRAAPHGGRRLGGQAAGLSGGGGSGGRSGGGGWGRSRTATSTTTTAGAATATAAAAARGLGGEGGAAAGRGGAGDGRDGDGGGRPAPRDGGRGPAQRRRGRRLRRSHHSNSSQRWCLRRQCFHHICGKCSFNFRTCTVWENGPPNWGQLEYRKSHSHSRSHRRQHCGNHGAEGTISTSHTRPQSPPTPLTSVQEKTGTKYNWDPSVYDNELPVRCRNISGILYKNRLGSGGRGRCIKQGDNWYSPTEFEAMAGRASSKDWKRSIRYAGRPLQCLIHDGILNPHAASCTCAACCDDMTLSGPVRLFVPYKRRKKDSEMSANTVKKESSKNITLLPATAATTFTVTPSGQITTSGALTFDRTSTVEATAIISESPSQGDVFTGATVQDTNVQQPCRVNHPEPHYPSYQDNCQISPFPEAALPTSHPKIVLTPIPALSVPPSTPTKAISPSVVNGLEVTEQRSWLYLEEMVNSLLNTAQQLKSLIEQAKQASSSFREAAVTQAKIQADVERKEQYQNQLFQQTEDVDGKTEIIIKDWKEHQHICGESTTVTVQADEVHVTDNVMEKVSV, encoded by the exons ATGTCGGCCGCCCGCCCCCGGCGGTCCTCCAGCGTCCCGGCAGCCCCCGCGccgcgcggccccgccccgcccctcgCTCTTCGGCTGCGATCGGAGCGTTCGGCCCGGTTCGGTCGCTTTCGGGCGGCTTCGGGCAGTGCCCGTTCGGGCGCCGCCGTTCGGGCCGGCGAAGGCGTTCGGAGGAGCGTTCGGAAGAGCTCGGCTTTCCTCGCCACCGCCTCCAGCCGCCTTCGGGCGAGATCGGAAAAGACTCGAGCGGGTTCGGGATTCTTCGACCCCGCGGGCCGGACCGCTCGGGGACTCGGCCCTGTTCGGGCGCGCTCGGGCGGGGAGGCCCGAGCTGTCAGGTATCGCTTCGGGCCGCGGCCTCGGCCGCGTCCCGCGCTGGGATTGGCCAGCCGGCAGGCAGCGCGGGCCCCGCGCCTCGGCAGCCATCGGACGAGGCCCGGCAGCGCTCGGCACGCTTCGGGCCCCCTCGGAAGCGCTCGGCCcgcccgggggggggcgcgtTCGGCTCCGCTCGGCTCCTCTCGGCTCCGCTCGGCCGCCGAGCGCCCGAGCGGCCTCGGGggcccccccccaccgccccgGGGCCCTCTCGGCGGGGGTCGGGGCCGCTCGGGCGGGCTGGgtcccgctcccccccccccccgtcccccaaacccctcccgGGCCGCCCCGCATGGAGGACGCCGACTCGGCGGCCAAGCAGCTGGGCTTAGCggaggcggcggcagcggcggccgcagtggcggcggcggctgggGAAGGAGCCGAACagcaacatcaacaacaacaacagcggGGGCCgccacagcaacagcagcagccgcagcccGCGGCCTcggaggcgaaggcggagcggCGGCAGGAAGAGGCGGCGCGGGTGACGGCCGTGACGGTGATGGCGGCGGACGCCCAGCACCTCGAGATGGCGGCCGGGGCCCTGCCCAGCGCCGACGAGGCCGCCGCCTTCGCAG AAGTCACCACAGTAACAGTAGCCAACGTTGGTGCCTCCGCAGACAATGTTTTCACCACATCTGTGGCAAATGCAGCTTCAATTTCAGGACATGTACTG TCTGGGAGAACGGCCCTCCAAATTGGGGACAGCTTGAATACCGAAAAAGCCACTCTCATAGTCGTTCACACAGACGGCAGCATTGTGGAAACCACGGGGCTGAAGGGACCATCAGCACCTCTCACACCA gacCGCAATCTCCTCCTACCCCTTTAACATCCGTCCAAGAGAAAACTGGAACCAAGTATAACTGGGACCCATCCGTGTATGACAACGAGCTCCCAGTGAGGTGCCGGAATATCAGTGGGATTCTGTATAAAAACAGACTTGGCTCAG GAGGCCGTGGCAGGTGCATTAAGCAAGGGGACAACTGGTACAGCCCCACCGAATTTGAAGCTATGGCAGGACGAGCCAGCAGCAAAGACTGGAAGAGGAGCATCCGCTATGCTGGGAGACCGTTGCAGTGCCTTATTCAT GATGGGATTTTAAATCCTCACGCTGCCTCTTGTACTTGTGCTGCCTGCTGTGATGACATGACTCTG agtGGCCCTGTACGACTATTTGTACCGTACAAACGGCGAAAAAAAGATAGTGAAATGTCTGCAAATACTGTGAAGAAGGAATCCTCCAAAAATATCACTCTGCTTCCTGCCACAGCTGCTACTACAT TCACCGTGACTCCTTCTGGACAGATCACTACCTCCGGTGCTCTGACCTTTGACCGCACATCGACAGTGGAAGCCACAGCAATTATCTCAGAAAGTCCATCCCAGGGTGATGTTTTCACAGGAGCCACTG TTCAAGATACCAATGTTCAACAGCCTTGCCGGGTCAATCACCCAGAACCTCACTATCCAAGTTACCAGGACAACTGTCAGATTTCACCTTTCCCTGAAGCTGCACTGCCAACATCTCATCCCAAAATTG TATTGACCCCAATCCCTGCTCTCTCAGTGCCCCCCTCAACCCCCACCAAAGCCATCTCGCCATCAGTGGTGAATGGGCTGGAAGTGACCGAGCAACGAAGCTGGCTGTACTTGGAGGAGATGGTCAACTCCCTGCTCAACACCGCCCAGCAGCTGAAGTCTCTCATCGAACAGGCCAAGCAGGCCAGCTCCTCCTTCCGCGAGGCTGCTGTCACGCAAGCGAAAATCCAAGCTGATGTGGAGAGGAAAGAG